One stretch of Commensalibacter melissae DNA includes these proteins:
- the fabF gene encoding beta-ketoacyl-ACP synthase II, translating into MTSTSSWPHRRVVVTGMGIVSPLGIGIDNVWKRLVASESGIDKIKSFDASRVAARIAGEVPEGSKGEGRLNLSEWIPVKDLKKMDRFIQLGLVAAIQAVEDSGWTPKNEADQMATGVMIGSGIGGLQTIYETSIKVNEGQARKVSPFFIPSALINLVSGYVSIKYGFKGPNHAVVTACATGVHAIGDASRLIALGDADVMIAGGAEAAVCELGIAGFCSARALSTGFNDTPTKASRTWDKDRDGFVMGEGAGVLVLEEYEHAKARGAKIYGEVAGYGMSGDAYHITAPAEGHEGAYRAMASAIKHSGLSLEDIHYINAHGTSTMADDLELEAVERLFGDASKHLAMSSTKTAIGHLLGAAGAVEAIFSLLSICNNEVPPTLNLDSPSRESVIDRIAHTAQQRKVDAALSNSFGFGGTNASLIFKRI; encoded by the coding sequence ATGACGAGTACAAGTTCATGGCCACACCGCAGGGTAGTTGTTACTGGAATGGGGATTGTAAGCCCTCTTGGAATTGGTATCGATAATGTTTGGAAAAGACTTGTTGCAAGCGAAAGCGGTATTGACAAAATCAAAAGTTTTGATGCTTCACGTGTTGCTGCACGTATTGCCGGGGAAGTTCCTGAAGGTTCAAAGGGAGAGGGCAGGTTAAACCTGTCTGAATGGATCCCCGTTAAAGATTTAAAGAAAATGGACCGTTTTATTCAATTGGGTTTAGTGGCGGCTATTCAGGCAGTGGAGGATTCTGGCTGGACACCCAAAAATGAAGCGGATCAAATGGCTACCGGTGTCATGATTGGTTCAGGAATTGGTGGGCTGCAAACCATTTATGAAACCTCAATCAAGGTTAATGAAGGTCAGGCTCGAAAAGTTTCTCCGTTCTTTATTCCATCTGCCTTGATTAATTTGGTTTCAGGATATGTTTCCATCAAATATGGCTTTAAAGGGCCTAATCATGCGGTAGTGACAGCCTGTGCAACAGGAGTGCATGCTATTGGAGATGCAAGCCGTTTGATTGCGCTTGGCGATGCTGATGTAATGATTGCCGGAGGAGCGGAAGCGGCTGTATGTGAATTGGGTATTGCAGGGTTCTGTTCTGCCAGAGCATTATCCACGGGGTTCAATGATACACCTACAAAAGCGTCAAGAACCTGGGATAAGGATCGTGACGGATTTGTTATGGGAGAAGGTGCCGGTGTTCTTGTGTTAGAAGAATATGAACATGCGAAAGCCCGTGGCGCAAAAATTTATGGTGAGGTGGCTGGATATGGCATGTCAGGTGATGCGTATCATATCACTGCTCCAGCAGAAGGGCATGAAGGTGCTTATCGTGCAATGGCATCGGCCATTAAGCATTCAGGATTATCATTGGAAGATATCCATTATATTAATGCACATGGTACATCAACCATGGCGGATGATCTTGAACTTGAAGCTGTCGAGCGGTTGTTTGGGGATGCAAGCAAACATTTGGCAATGTCTTCAACAAAAACGGCTATTGGTCATTTATTAGGTGCAGCAGGTGCGGTTGAGGCGATCTTCTCTCTATTATCAATATGTAATAATGAGGTACCTCCCACTTTGAATCTTGATAGTCCATCAAGGGAAAGTGTCATTGATCGTATAGCTCATACTGCCCAGCAAAGAAAAGTTGATGCTGCCCTATCCAATAGTTTCGGTTTCGGTGGCACGAATGCGAGCCTGATTTTTAAAAGAATATGA
- a CDS encoding acyl carrier protein: MSEIADKVKKIVVEHLGVEESKVTPEASFIDDLGADSLDTVELVMAFEEAFNVEIPEDAAEKIATVKDAIDYIEKQKQAS, translated from the coding sequence GAAATTGCTGACAAAGTAAAAAAAATTGTTGTTGAACATCTTGGTGTTGAAGAATCAAAGGTAACGCCTGAAGCTTCCTTTATTGATGACTTGGGTGCGGACAGCTTGGATACAGTTGAACTTGTTATGGCTTTTGAAGAGGCTTTTAATGTGGAAATTCCTGAGGATGCCGCAGAAAAGATTGCAACAGTCAAGGATGCTATCGATTATATTGAAAAACAGAAACAAGCATCTTAA